In Bradyrhizobium paxllaeri, the genomic stretch CCGGCATGCCGAAGACCATATGCTGCTGCTGGGCCGCAAGACCGCGATGGAAAAAGTTGCCACCTTCCTGCTGGAGATGGACCGCCGGCTCGCCAAAGCCGGCATGATGGCGCTGCCGATGTGCCGCCGCGACATCGGCGACTATCTTGGCCTGACGCTCGAGACCGTTTCGCGGGCGCTTTCACAACTCAGCGACCAGGGCATTCTGGTGTTCTCCAGCGCCCGCCAAATCGTGCTACGCAATCGCCAGCGACTGGCGGATCTGGACGCCTGAGAGTAAGCTGGGGCAAAAGCCGGAAGGATGGGAGGTGCCGGATGAACAATTATCGCGTCTCCTTCTACAAGGATCTCTGCAATTCCGACGGGCACAGCTTCAAATGCCTGCAGCGCCAGATCGATGTCCAATCGGACGAACCTTCCCAGGCGATAGTGCTGGCAGAGCGGTTGGTGGATAACGAACGCCTCAACGCCGATTGCGTCGAGGTCATGCACCTGAGCGGTCATCATGAGTTCGAACATCCCGCGGTCTATTCGCCCGTGCGCAGCAAGCATTCATGGAACCGCGTCGCGTAAGGAATTGATCGCGACGTTAATTGAAGCTCGAGCACTTGCGAGCCTGCGCGGTCGGCTGCCCCCGCCGTACCATGTAATCTCGTGCTGGCGTCGATTTGATCCACGTCAATGCGAAACCGGCGAAATGCGGAGATGGTCGATCTACATGCCGGACGAGGATGTCCCGCATCACTCGGCGATCTCGCCGTTTTCTCCTAAGACTGCCCCGCCATCGTCGGTTGTAGCGACCGCGTTGCGGGGCATTTTTATGGATGTCCGCAAATCCGGATCACACTTCCAGCTCGCGGACGGCCTTGAAGCCATGCGAAGCCGCCTGCAACGCCTCGTCGATATCGGCTGCACGATGCGCCGACGACAGGAACATGTTGTGCTGGGGATGAAAGAACGCGCCGTGGCGTAGCGCGGCCGAGCAGAACGCCCTGCCCTTGCGTACCTCCGGATCGCCCTCGAACAGCATCAGCGGCATCGGCGGCGGACCGCTCTGGCGGATGGCTATGCCATGTTCACTCGCCAGCGCGGCCAATCCCTCACGCAGCCTCAAGCCCATCGCACGGATATGTCCGGGCACATCGGTCTCGCGCGCGATCCGCAACGTCGCCCGCGCCGCCGCCATGGCCACCGTGCCGCACCAGAACGATCCGGTGACGAATATTTTGGTGGCGGCTTCGCGGAAGCGATCATTGCCGGTAACAGCGGCGAGCGCGTAGCCGTTGGCAATCGCCTTGCTCCAGGCGCACAGGTCCGGACGCACGCCGAGCGATTCCCAACTCCCTCTGATATCAAGGCGCAGTCCCGCTCGCACTTCATCGATGATCAGAGCGGCGTTGGCCGCATCGCAAGCCGCGCGCGCAGCTTCGGCAAATTCTTTCGTCGGCAATTCGAGATCGCGTCCCATGTCGTGGCGGAAAGCCGTCACCAGGATCGCGGCGAGATCCTTGCCCGCTTGCTCGACGGCCGCTTGCAGGCTCTGGACATCGTTGTACTCGAAATGCAGGAGATGCGCGCGGTCCTCGGCCGTCACGCCGGCAACGCTCGGCGAGCACCATGGCAGCGCGCCGTGATAGCTGCCGCGCGCGACCAGCACCTTGCGGCGTCCGGTGCCGGCGCGTGCGATCGTCACGCAGCTTGTCGTCGCGTCGCCGCCGTTCTTCTGAAACATCGCCCAGTCCGCATGCGGCAGCATGGCGACGAGATCCTCGGCAAGCTCCACCATCACCTCGCCCGGACCGTTCAGGCAGTCCCCTTTGGCAGCCTGCGCCGCGGCCGCCGCCTGAACTTCGGGATGCCGATGGCCGAGCAGGATCGGCCCCCAGCTGCACATGAAATCGATGTACTCGCGCCCATCGACGTCGCGCACGCGGCACCCCTCAGCGGAGGCGAAGAATTGCGGGTAGCCTTCTGGAAGCCGCGCGGCATTCAGATGGCCCCACATGCCACCGGGAACGACCCGCTGGGCCCTCGCTCGCAAGGTCGCATCCGCTGTCTGCGTTTCGCTTAACCGCGCTATGTGCTGGGTCATGACGTTCTCGTGATGCATTTCGTTTGACAGAACCGAGCCTCAGTGGCGCGGGCGTCACGACCATCAAACCATCGCGCATGACAGGCGACAAGGTCCCATAGCCGGCCTGATCACAAATGCGCGGTTCCCAATGGGATCAATCCGATCGGGTGGCTTTTGGCTTTCTAAAGCAATAAAAGACGAGCTCCCGTTTGATCATCCCTTGCCGCAATCGTTTCGGAGCAACGTTGAACGTCCATCGCCCCATTGCCTTCGTCGCGCTTGTTGCATTCGCGTCGCTCACCCTCGCGGGCTCCGCGATGGCGCAAAGCACGATTGCGGCTAACGTCGCCAAACCGGTGTCCCTCCCCAACATCGCCATCGGGTCTGAAAAGGCGCCGGTCACCATCACCGAGTATTCGTCGATGAGCTGCCCGCATTGCGCGGCGTTCGGCCAAAATGTTTTTCCGATGCTGCGTTCGAAGTATATCGACACCGGCAAGGTGCGTTTCGTGTTCCGCGAATTCCCGCTCGACATCAAAGCGGCCGCAGCCTCGATACTGGCGCGCTGTATCGGCAAGGGCGATTCCGAAAAGTACCTCGCAGCAGTCGAGCTGTTGTTCAAGTTGCAGGACCGCCTGATGACGCAGACCAAGGAAACGCTGCTCTATGTCGGTAAGCAGCACGGTATGAGCGAAGAGGACGTCAAGACCTGCGAGGAAGACCAGGCGCAGTTCGACAAGCTGAGCAACGATCAGCAGTACGCCCATCGGGAATTGAAGGTTACCTCAACGCCGACGTTCTTCCTCAACGGTGTAAAGCTGCAAGGCTCGATGTCGTTCGAGGAGCTGGAAGAACGGATCACACCGTTGCTCAAGAAATAGCACGGCGCACCTCCCGGAAGCCCCTTGTCCGGCGCCGCTGCCTCGCCGATGATGCCCCCAACAAACATCTGGGGGAGAACGCCATGACCGCGGCTGT encodes the following:
- a CDS encoding aminotransferase class III-fold pyridoxal phosphate-dependent enzyme gives rise to the protein MTQHIARLSETQTADATLRARAQRVVPGGMWGHLNAARLPEGYPQFFASAEGCRVRDVDGREYIDFMCSWGPILLGHRHPEVQAAAAAQAAKGDCLNGPGEVMVELAEDLVAMLPHADWAMFQKNGGDATTSCVTIARAGTGRRKVLVARGSYHGALPWCSPSVAGVTAEDRAHLLHFEYNDVQSLQAAVEQAGKDLAAILVTAFRHDMGRDLELPTKEFAEAARAACDAANAALIIDEVRAGLRLDIRGSWESLGVRPDLCAWSKAIANGYALAAVTGNDRFREAATKIFVTGSFWCGTVAMAAARATLRIARETDVPGHIRAMGLRLREGLAALASEHGIAIRQSGPPPMPLMLFEGDPEVRKGRAFCSAALRHGAFFHPQHNMFLSSAHRAADIDEALQAASHGFKAVRELEV
- a CDS encoding DsbA family protein; translation: MIPCRNRFGATLNVHRPIAFVALVAFASLTLAGSAMAQSTIAANVAKPVSLPNIAIGSEKAPVTITEYSSMSCPHCAAFGQNVFPMLRSKYIDTGKVRFVFREFPLDIKAAAASILARCIGKGDSEKYLAAVELLFKLQDRLMTQTKETLLYVGKQHGMSEEDVKTCEEDQAQFDKLSNDQQYAHRELKVTSTPTFFLNGVKLQGSMSFEELEERITPLLKK